In Brevibacillus brevis NBRC 100599, a single genomic region encodes these proteins:
- the leuS gene encoding leucine--tRNA ligase, translating to MVFSHRNVEKKWQQYWEQNKTFKTSEDEGKKKFYALDMFPYPSGAGLHVGHPEGYTATDILSRMKRMQGYNVLHPMGWDAFGLPAEQYALDTGNDPAEFTEHNINTFRRQIKSLGFSYDWDREINTTDPHYYKWTQWIFTKLYEHGLAYIDEVAVNWCPALGTVLANEEVIDGKSERGGHPVERRPMKQWVLKITAYAERLLADLDELDWPESIKEMQRNWIGRSEGAEVTFGIEGHDESFTVFTTRPDTLYGATYAVLAPEHKLVEQITVPAQKEAVEAYLDQAKRKSDLERTDLAKEKTGVFTGAYAINPVNGERLPIWIADYVLISYGTGSIMAVPAHDERDYEFAKTFDLPIKQVIAGGDISKEAYAGDGEHINSGMLDGLNKEQAISKMIEWLEAEGKGNRKVTYRLRDWLFSRQRYWGEPIPILHLEDGTMKVVPESELPIMLPKTKEIKPSGTGESPLANIAEWVNTIDPETGMKARRETNTMPQWAGSCWYFLRFIDPHNDKALADPDKLKEWLPIDIYIGGAEHAVLHLLYSRFWHKFLYDIGVVPTKEPFQKLFNQGMILGENNEKMSKSKGNVVNPDDIIDSHGADTLRMYEMFMGPLDASIAWSTKGLDGARRFLDRVYRLFVGDNGELNEKIVETSNVAGMERVYHQTVKKVTEDYEGLRFNTGISQLMVFVNEAYKAEVLPKKFMEDFVKMLSPIAPHLGEELWEKLGHSESVAYAAWPTYDEAKLVEDEVEIVLQINGKNKEKLLIASDSTKEQMEEMAKNNEMINELIEGKTIVKVIAVPGKLVNIVVR from the coding sequence ATGGTATTCAGTCATCGTAATGTCGAAAAGAAGTGGCAGCAATATTGGGAGCAGAACAAGACCTTCAAAACCTCCGAGGATGAGGGCAAGAAAAAGTTTTACGCACTCGACATGTTCCCGTATCCATCTGGAGCTGGCCTGCACGTAGGACATCCGGAAGGCTATACGGCTACTGATATTTTGTCCCGCATGAAGCGGATGCAAGGATATAACGTTCTCCATCCAATGGGCTGGGATGCGTTTGGTTTGCCAGCGGAGCAATACGCGCTCGATACAGGAAACGATCCGGCGGAATTCACCGAGCACAATATCAACACCTTCCGTCGCCAAATTAAGTCTCTCGGATTTTCCTACGACTGGGATCGTGAAATTAACACAACTGATCCGCATTACTACAAGTGGACACAATGGATTTTTACGAAGCTGTATGAGCACGGCTTGGCTTATATTGACGAGGTAGCTGTAAACTGGTGCCCTGCTTTGGGAACGGTTTTGGCGAACGAAGAAGTGATTGATGGAAAAAGTGAGCGTGGCGGACACCCAGTAGAACGCCGCCCAATGAAGCAATGGGTCTTGAAAATTACTGCGTATGCGGAAAGACTGCTCGCTGACCTGGATGAACTGGATTGGCCAGAGAGCATCAAGGAAATGCAACGCAACTGGATCGGCCGTTCTGAAGGGGCAGAAGTAACCTTTGGTATCGAAGGTCATGATGAATCCTTTACCGTCTTTACGACTCGTCCAGACACTCTTTACGGGGCAACCTATGCGGTACTGGCTCCTGAGCACAAGCTGGTTGAACAAATTACCGTACCGGCTCAAAAAGAAGCAGTAGAAGCGTACCTGGATCAAGCAAAGCGCAAGAGCGATTTGGAACGTACTGATCTGGCAAAAGAAAAGACAGGAGTATTTACTGGAGCGTATGCGATCAACCCGGTTAACGGCGAGCGTCTGCCAATCTGGATTGCAGATTACGTGCTGATCAGCTACGGAACAGGCTCCATCATGGCGGTTCCAGCGCACGATGAACGCGACTATGAGTTCGCGAAAACATTCGATCTGCCAATCAAGCAAGTCATCGCTGGTGGCGATATCTCCAAAGAAGCGTATGCAGGCGACGGAGAGCACATTAACTCTGGCATGCTCGATGGTTTGAACAAAGAACAGGCGATCAGCAAAATGATTGAGTGGCTGGAAGCAGAAGGCAAAGGAAATCGCAAGGTAACGTACCGTCTGCGCGACTGGCTGTTTAGCCGTCAACGTTACTGGGGTGAACCAATTCCGATTCTCCACCTGGAAGATGGCACGATGAAAGTCGTTCCAGAATCCGAATTGCCAATCATGTTGCCAAAAACAAAAGAAATCAAACCATCCGGTACAGGTGAATCGCCATTGGCAAACATCGCGGAGTGGGTCAACACTATCGATCCGGAAACAGGCATGAAAGCACGCCGTGAGACAAACACGATGCCGCAATGGGCGGGTAGCTGCTGGTACTTCCTGCGCTTCATCGATCCACACAATGACAAGGCATTGGCTGATCCAGACAAACTGAAAGAATGGCTGCCAATCGACATTTACATTGGTGGTGCAGAGCATGCGGTACTGCACTTGCTCTACTCTCGTTTCTGGCACAAGTTCCTGTACGATATCGGTGTCGTACCTACAAAGGAACCATTCCAAAAGCTGTTTAACCAAGGGATGATCCTGGGTGAAAACAACGAGAAAATGAGTAAGTCCAAAGGCAACGTCGTAAACCCAGACGATATCATCGACAGCCATGGTGCCGATACACTACGCATGTACGAAATGTTCATGGGGCCACTGGATGCTTCGATCGCTTGGTCGACAAAAGGCTTGGATGGCGCACGCCGCTTCCTGGATCGCGTATATCGTCTGTTTGTGGGTGATAACGGTGAGCTGAACGAAAAAATCGTGGAAACCTCCAACGTAGCTGGCATGGAGCGCGTGTACCACCAAACTGTGAAAAAAGTAACAGAAGACTACGAGGGCCTGCGTTTCAATACAGGTATCTCTCAGTTGATGGTATTCGTAAACGAAGCGTACAAAGCAGAAGTTTTGCCGAAGAAATTCATGGAGGACTTTGTAAAAATGCTGTCTCCAATCGCTCCGCACTTGGGTGAAGAGCTGTGGGAAAAACTCGGTCACAGCGAGAGCGTGGCATACGCAGCATGGCCTACGTATGACGAAGCGAAGCTGGTTGAAGACGAGGTAGAAATCGTCCTGCAAATTAACGGCAAAAACAAA
- a CDS encoding class I SAM-dependent DNA methyltransferase: protein MAYAHMAAVYDRLMADTPYDQWLDWVERHWKKGEKPVRVIDLGCGTGTIAIPLAKRGYRVTGVDLSTEMLAIAYDKMRQEQVEVAWVEQDMRELSLPEADAVISLCDSLSYLTEEADVQETFKRVFAHLAPGGSFLFDVHSPYKMLHIFGDETFTHVEDEVSYIWQCFCDPLRLEVEHQLTFFIRQPNGLYERMEEEHWQRAYQPVQLMRWLTDAGFTDIIITADYSDLPPQEASERLFFSARKPKSLT, encoded by the coding sequence ATGGCATACGCACATATGGCCGCTGTATATGACAGGCTGATGGCGGATACTCCTTATGACCAGTGGCTCGATTGGGTCGAGCGTCATTGGAAAAAGGGAGAGAAGCCTGTGCGGGTCATTGATCTTGGCTGTGGGACTGGCACGATTGCGATCCCACTCGCCAAGCGGGGATACCGTGTTACGGGAGTGGATCTCTCAACAGAAATGCTTGCAATCGCCTATGACAAAATGAGGCAGGAGCAAGTAGAAGTAGCGTGGGTGGAGCAGGATATGCGGGAGCTGTCCTTGCCAGAAGCGGATGCGGTCATCTCCTTGTGTGATTCATTGAGCTATCTTACAGAGGAAGCGGATGTGCAGGAAACGTTCAAACGCGTTTTCGCCCATCTCGCGCCTGGTGGGAGCTTTCTATTTGATGTGCACAGCCCGTACAAGATGCTGCACATTTTCGGAGACGAGACGTTCACACATGTAGAAGATGAAGTTTCGTACATTTGGCAATGTTTTTGCGACCCACTGCGACTAGAGGTAGAGCATCAGTTAACGTTTTTCATTCGTCAGCCAAACGGATTGTACGAGCGGATGGAAGAGGAGCATTGGCAAAGGGCTTATCAGCCTGTCCAACTGATGCGCTGGCTGACAGATGCTGGCTTCACAGATATCATCATCACCGCTGATTACTCGGATTTGCCACCACAAGAAGCGAGTGAGCGCCTATTTTTCTCAGCCCGCAAGCCGAAAAGTTTGACATGA